The genomic segment TCTTTGTATAACAATTATAACTCCTAAACTAAATAAAGTGTTTATTATACTCAAAAATAACTTTACAAAAAATCTTGTATTATTCTTGAGGATTTTTTAATTGGAAAAATGAACAAGGCAAACCACTGCTATTTTTAACTACTACAGAGGGAATGGCCTTTGATTTAAATCCATAGGCTTTGCAACCGTGAGGTTTGTTTTGTTGCCACGTAACAAAATAGTGAATACACTTTTGGCATACTATTCTATTTGTCATTTTATATATCCACCCTACTTTGTATCGCTTTTGCTAAAGATAACATATCAACATTTTCTAAACTAACACCTGTTGGTACACCTTGGGCGATCTTTGAAAATGTTATATTAAAATCTTTTAATTTATCTTCAATATACAACATAAATGCATCATTTGATAAAGAAGGAGTAATTGCAAAAAGCGCTTCTCTTACTACATTTTCTTCCACAAAAGAGACTAGCCTTTCCATACTCTGTACTTCTAGTTCTTCAATAACAAAATATAGTCCATCAAACTGTTTTGAATCTTCTATTAAAAATATATCTTTTGCACTTTGAACAATGCATACCTTTGATGAGTCTCTTCTATCATCTAAACAGATTTCACAAATTTCATGTTCACTCATAGAACCACATTTAACACATCTTTTTATGCTTTTTAATGCACTTTCAATACTATGAGCTATTTTTATGCCACTATAGTGATCATTCATTGTAACATGATAAGCTAGTCTTAAAGCAGATTTTTTACCAATTGTAGGTAAAGACTCAAAGGCTTCAACTAAATTATAAAATTTTTCTAAACCTTTTTTCATGTAATTATTATATC from the Arcobacter sp. CECT 8983 genome contains:
- the recR gene encoding recombination mediator RecR; this encodes MKKGLEKFYNLVEAFESLPTIGKKSALRLAYHVTMNDHYSGIKIAHSIESALKSIKRCVKCGSMSEHEICEICLDDRRDSSKVCIVQSAKDIFLIEDSKQFDGLYFVIEELEVQSMERLVSFVEENVVREALFAITPSLSNDAFMLYIEDKLKDFNITFSKIAQGVPTGVSLENVDMLSLAKAIQSRVDI